The following is a genomic window from Pseudomonas parafulva.
GCCAGAACAGCAGCCCCAGGCCGAGCAGCCCCAGCGCACCGCCGCCGAGCACATTGGCGGCGATGCGCTGGCCGAAGAACAGCCGCGCGTTCAGGGCGTTCCACAAGGTCGCCGTGGAGAACACCACGGCGATCAGCCCACTGGCGATCCATTGGCTGGCGGTGAGAAAACACATGAAGTTGACGCAGAACAGGCACAGGCCCTGGGCCAGACAGATCAGGTGCCCCCGCCGCCCCATCGGTTGCAGGCGGCGGGTCAGCAGCAGGACGGCGAACAGGATCAACCCGGCCAGCGCGAAACGGTAGACGATCGAGACCGGGATGGCCACCACGCCCAGTTGCAGCTTCAGGGCGATCCAGGTGGTGCCCCAGATCAGGACGGTGAGCAGGTACAGGGACAGGTTCATGGCGTGGATCCTTGCGCGAGAAGTGACGGCTGGGCGTGCACGGCCCGACCTCGACCGCCGCAGTCTTCACCGGCTGGCGCCACCGCGCTTGCACAAACTTGCGCTTTTGCGCTCCGCCCTCTGCGCAACGCGCCCGCCGCGCAGTAGGATGCGAGTCACGAGGAACCCGCCGATGCCGCCACTTCATCAACTGCACGTGTTCAATGCCCTGCACAGCTCGCCGCGTGCGCGCCTGGAGTCCAGCGCGCAGCTCGGCGAGGGGCTGGCCGTGGCCTTGTGGAACAACCGGGACGACACCCGCGACTATCAAGCGCCGAGCCACCACACGCTGTCGTGCTACATCGCCGATGGCACGGGCACCTATCGCCGCCAGCGCCCCGCCGACAAAGGCGCGCCGGGCAAGCTGTGCATCATGCCGGCCGGCCATGAGTCCAACTGGGTGATCGACGGCAGCATCCGCCTGGCCCACCTGTACATCAGCGAAGAACGCTTCGCCCTCGGTTGCCTGCGCCTGCTGGACCGCGAGCCGCGGCAGATGCAGTTGCACGAAGCGATCTTCATCGACGCGCCGCAGCAAGCCTTGCGCTTTCGTCAATTGATCGACCTGGGCTGGGACGAGCCGGGCGAGCGCCTGCTGGCCAGCAGCCTGGCGCATGCCATCGTCGACCACGCCGTGCTCGGCCAGGTCGGGCTGCGCCAGGGCTTGCGGCTCAAAGGCGGGCTGGCGCCGCACCAGCGCAGGCAACTGACCGACTACATCGAGGCGCATCTCGACCAGCCGCTGGCCCTGGCGGATCTGGCGCAGCGTTGCAACCTGTCCGAATATCACTTCGCGCGGATGTTCCGCGAAAGCTTCGGCCTGCCGCCACACCAGTACCTGCTGGCGCGGCGCCTGGAGCTGGCGTGCCGCCTGCTGCGCCAGGGCGACCTGCCGCTGGGGCAGGTGGCGCTGCTGTGCGGCTTCGCCAGCGCCAGTCACTTCAGCAACCGCTTCCGCCAGGCCCTCGGCGCTACGCCGGGAGCGTATCGCGCCGCGTTCGCCTGAGCCTGCGCGTTCAGCGGGGCGTCAGAACTCCAAGGTGCTCGACAGACTGACCTGGCGTGCATCGCCGATGGCGACGAAGTAACGGTTCACCGCCGAGCTGTAGTAGACCTTGTCGAACAGGTTCTTCACGTTCAGTTGCAGGCGCACCTTGTGCGCGTCCAACTGGGTTTCGTAGCTGGCGAAGGCGTCGGCCACGGTGTAGGCCGGCAGGTCGAAGTCGTTGCTCGGGTTGCCGGCACGCTCGCCCACGTAGCGCGCACCGGCGCCCAGGCGCAGGCGGTCGCCGCCGAACAGGCTGCCGTAGTCGTACACCGCCGACAGCGAGCCGCTGTGGCGCGCCACGTTCTGCAGGCGATTGCCCTTGAGCGCCGGATCCTTGGTGACTTCGGCATCGGTGAAGGCGTAGCTGCCGATCAGGCTCCAGCGCTCGCTGAGCTGGCCACTCAGGTCGAGTTCGACGCCGCGCGAATTGACCTCGCCGGCGTTGCTGTAGAGGGTTTCGCCCGAGCGTGGATCGAGGTTGGCCACCAGCACGTTACGCTTGGTGATGTCGAACAACGCCAGGGTGCCGGTGATCTGACCCGGAATATCGAGCTTGGCGCCCAGCTCCCAGGCCTTGCCCTCCTCCGGCGCGATGGAGGCATCGAGCACCCGCCCACCGGTCAACGGCGCGATGCTGGAGTTGGGCTTGAACGACTCGCTGTAGCTGCCATAGAACGACAACTGCTCATCGACCTTGTAGACCAGCCCGGCATGCGGGGTCCAAGCGTGGTCGCGGGTATCGGTATTGGTGTTGAAGGGGCGTCCGCGTCCGGCGAGTTGGTCGTACTGCTGCAGGCGCACGCCAGCCACCGCGATCCAGTGATCGTCCAGGTGCACGGCGTCCTGGGCGAACAGCGAGTCGGTGCGCAGCTTGTCGGTCTGGTCGCTGTCGCTGGCGCGCACGGTCGTGCCTTCGGGCTCACGACCATAGATCGGGTTCAGGTAGCTGAACCTCGAGCGACTGGCCTGGCGGATCAGGTCGGCGCGGTAGACCTTGCGGTCTTCGTGGTCCATGCCCAGCAGCAGGTCGTGCTGCATGCCGGCCAGTTGCACGTTGCCGGTCAGGCTCAAGGTGGCGAACTGGTCGCGACTCATGGCGCCATGGGTGCCGTCGATGCTGCGGTTCAAGGTGCCAAGGGCATCGTTGACGCCGGTCACCCGCACCTGGCTGGCATCGTAGGTTTCGCGGTTGAAGCTGTAGCCCATGTGCACTTTCCAGTCATCGGCCAACTGGTGGTCGACTTCCAGGCGATACAGGTCCGAGCGCCCTTCCATGTCGTTGAACTTCTCGTCCAGGCGACGAGTGGCCGGGATGTCCAGCGGGTGGTTGGTGCGGTTGCTGATCGCCGTACCACGGTCGAATGGCGAGAGGAACTCGCGGTGCTCGTAGGCGAAGGTCACCTGGGTGTCTTCGCCGTACCAGGCCAGCGACGGCGCCACCAGCGACTCGCGGTGCACGCCGAAATTGCGCCAGTAGTCTTCGTCCTCGTGGTCGACGATCAGGCGATAGGCCAGGTTGCTGTCGCCCAGCGCGCCGGTACTGTCGAAGCTGCCGCCACTGCCGTTCTTGCCACTGCCGTAGCTGGAGCCGCGCACGGTCAAGGCGTTGTACTGCTGCATCTGTGGGCGCTTGCTGACCACGTTGATCACCCCACCCGGATCCTGGATGCCGTAGAGCAGCGAGGCCGGGCCTTTGAGAACTTCGACCCGCTCGGTGGTGGCGTTGAGGCTGCGGCCCTGCACCAGCGGCATGCCGTCGCGCATGATCGAGCCGTCGCGGTTGTCGCCGAAGCCGCGCTTCATCACCGTGTCGGCGGTGCCGCCGAAGTTGTTGCCCTGAGTGATGCCGCTGACGTTGGCCAACGCGTCGTCGAGGTTGCGCGGGGCCTGGTCGCGCAGCACCTGGGCAGACACCACGTTGATCGCGTGGGGGATCTCCAGGTTCGGGCCCTGGCCGCGCATGATCGAGGCGCTGGCCGGCGGCTGGTAACTGAAGTTGTCCAACTGCGAGGTGACGTTGGTGGCTTGCAGGCTGACGGCGCCAGCGGTATCCATCGCCTCCAGGGTGAAGGTGCGGGCGTCGAGACGACGCCAGATCAGACCCGACTGGCCGAGCAACTGCTGCAAGGCCTGTTCGGCGCTCAATGCGCCGTTCAGCGCCGGTGCCTGCTGGCCGGACAGCGCCAGGGTGTACACCACGCTCTGCCCGGTGGTCTGGCTGAACGCCGCCAGTGCCTGGGCCAGAGGCTGGGCGGGCTGGGCGAAGGTGAACAGC
Proteins encoded in this region:
- a CDS encoding helix-turn-helix domain-containing protein, producing MPPLHQLHVFNALHSSPRARLESSAQLGEGLAVALWNNRDDTRDYQAPSHHTLSCYIADGTGTYRRQRPADKGAPGKLCIMPAGHESNWVIDGSIRLAHLYISEERFALGCLRLLDREPRQMQLHEAIFIDAPQQALRFRQLIDLGWDEPGERLLASSLAHAIVDHAVLGQVGLRQGLRLKGGLAPHQRRQLTDYIEAHLDQPLALADLAQRCNLSEYHFARMFRESFGLPPHQYLLARRLELACRLLRQGDLPLGQVALLCGFASASHFSNRFRQALGATPGAYRAAFA
- a CDS encoding TonB-dependent siderophore receptor, whose protein sequence is MKFTPRCVPLWFGLCASSLLTQAPLARAAEQVQLFTFAQPAQPLAQALAAFSQTTGQSVVYTLALSGQQAPALNGALSAEQALQQLLGQSGLIWRRLDARTFTLEAMDTAGAVSLQATNVTSQLDNFSYQPPASASIMRGQGPNLEIPHAINVVSAQVLRDQAPRNLDDALANVSGITQGNNFGGTADTVMKRGFGDNRDGSIMRDGMPLVQGRSLNATTERVEVLKGPASLLYGIQDPGGVINVVSKRPQMQQYNALTVRGSSYGSGKNGSGGSFDSTGALGDSNLAYRLIVDHEDEDYWRNFGVHRESLVAPSLAWYGEDTQVTFAYEHREFLSPFDRGTAISNRTNHPLDIPATRRLDEKFNDMEGRSDLYRLEVDHQLADDWKVHMGYSFNRETYDASQVRVTGVNDALGTLNRSIDGTHGAMSRDQFATLSLTGNVQLAGMQHDLLLGMDHEDRKVYRADLIRQASRSRFSYLNPIYGREPEGTTVRASDSDQTDKLRTDSLFAQDAVHLDDHWIAVAGVRLQQYDQLAGRGRPFNTNTDTRDHAWTPHAGLVYKVDEQLSFYGSYSESFKPNSSIAPLTGGRVLDASIAPEEGKAWELGAKLDIPGQITGTLALFDITKRNVLVANLDPRSGETLYSNAGEVNSRGVELDLSGQLSERWSLIGSYAFTDAEVTKDPALKGNRLQNVARHSGSLSAVYDYGSLFGGDRLRLGAGARYVGERAGNPSNDFDLPAYTVADAFASYETQLDAHKVRLQLNVKNLFDKVYYSSAVNRYFVAIGDARQVSLSSTLEF